The proteins below are encoded in one region of Streptomyces sp. NBC_00490:
- a CDS encoding S41 family peptidase, with protein MSGRDLFCQPRRIGRGAALTLVFASVLVAGAATGSLPEADRKSTQDRAGSAVPAGRQENVADAAAEAMAAGKSPVEAAERAVSRSGDRWGAVYSPGEYEEFEEALDGRYTGVGLWARRERGGRIEVTKVRAGSPAAVAGVRAGDRLRSVDGRKVDGRPVTEVVSLLRGDATDAPAGTAVTLGLERGTRAWDETVRRARLSTDSVTVRQLAGGITVIKIDSFTKGSGDAVRTAVRQAPAASGVILDLRGNSGGLVTEAVTAASAFLDGGLVATYDVDGAQQALHADLGGDTTRPLVALVDGGTMSAAELLTGALQDRGRAVVVGSRTFGKGSVQMPSRLPDGSVAELTVGHYRTPSGRGVDGKGITPDLDADQQMIERAETVLSGLGPPS; from the coding sequence ATGTCAGGCCGAGACCTGTTCTGTCAGCCCCGTCGCATCGGCCGCGGGGCGGCCCTGACGTTGGTGTTCGCGAGTGTGCTGGTGGCGGGGGCCGCGACCGGGTCGTTGCCCGAAGCCGACCGGAAAAGCACGCAGGACAGGGCGGGTTCGGCCGTGCCGGCCGGGCGGCAGGAGAACGTCGCCGACGCCGCCGCCGAGGCCATGGCCGCCGGGAAGTCGCCCGTGGAGGCGGCCGAGCGGGCCGTCAGCCGTAGTGGGGACCGGTGGGGCGCCGTCTACTCGCCGGGGGAGTACGAGGAGTTCGAAGAGGCCCTCGACGGGCGGTACACCGGCGTCGGGCTGTGGGCACGGCGGGAGCGGGGCGGGCGGATCGAGGTGACCAAGGTGCGGGCCGGGTCGCCCGCGGCCGTCGCCGGGGTCCGGGCCGGGGACCGACTGCGCAGTGTCGACGGGCGGAAGGTCGACGGGCGTCCCGTCACCGAGGTGGTCTCCTTACTGCGCGGTGACGCCACCGACGCGCCGGCCGGTACGGCGGTCACGCTCGGGCTGGAGCGGGGCACGCGCGCGTGGGACGAGACGGTGCGGCGGGCCCGGCTGTCCACGGACTCGGTCACCGTCCGGCAGCTCGCGGGCGGGATCACCGTCATCAAGATCGACTCGTTCACCAAGGGCTCGGGCGACGCCGTCCGCACCGCCGTACGACAGGCCCCCGCCGCCTCCGGCGTCATCCTCGACCTGCGCGGCAACTCCGGCGGCCTGGTCACCGAGGCCGTCACCGCCGCCTCCGCCTTCCTCGACGGCGGCCTCGTCGCCACCTACGACGTCGACGGCGCCCAGCAGGCCCTGCACGCCGACCTCGGCGGCGACACCACCAGACCCCTGGTCGCGCTCGTCGACGGCGGCACGATGAGCGCGGCCGAGCTGCTCACCGGCGCGTTGCAGGACCGGGGGCGCGCGGTGGTCGTGGGGTCCCGCACCTTCGGGAAGGGCTCGGTGCAGATGCCCAGCCGGCTCCCCGACGGGTCGGTCGCCGAGCTGACCGTGGGTCACTACCGGACGCCGTCCGGGCGTGGTGTCGACGGCAAGGGCATCACCCCCGACCTGGACGCCGACCAGCAGATGATCGAGCGCGCGGAGACGGTCCTGAGCGGTCTGGGCCCCCCGTCGTAA
- the ftsX gene encoding permease-like cell division protein FtsX codes for MRAQFVLSEIGVGLRRNLTMTFAVVVSVALSLALFGGSLLMSDQVNTMKGYWYDKVNVSVFLCNKSDAESDPNCAKGAVTDDQKKEILGDLDKMSVVEKVTYESQDAAYKHYKEQFGDSPLAASLTPDQMQESYRIKLKDPEKYQVVATAFDGRDGVQSVQDQKGILDNLFGLLNGMNWAARAVMALMLVVALMLIVNTVRVSAFSRRRETGIMRLVGASGFYIQAPFIMEAAVAGLIGGTVACGFLVVARYFIIDHGLALSEKLNLINFIGWDAVLTKLPLILATSLLMPALAAFFALRKYLKV; via the coding sequence ATGCGCGCCCAGTTCGTACTGTCCGAGATCGGTGTCGGTCTCCGTCGCAATCTGACGATGACCTTCGCCGTCGTCGTCTCCGTCGCCCTGTCCCTCGCCCTGTTCGGCGGGTCGCTCCTCATGAGCGACCAGGTCAACACCATGAAGGGCTACTGGTACGACAAGGTCAACGTCTCGGTCTTCCTCTGCAACAAGAGCGACGCCGAGTCCGACCCCAACTGCGCCAAGGGCGCGGTGACCGACGACCAGAAGAAGGAGATCCTCGGCGACCTGGACAAGATGTCGGTCGTCGAGAAGGTCACCTACGAGTCCCAGGACGCGGCGTACAAGCACTACAAGGAGCAGTTCGGCGACTCCCCGCTGGCGGCCTCCCTCACGCCGGACCAGATGCAGGAGTCGTACCGCATCAAGCTGAAGGACCCGGAGAAGTACCAGGTCGTCGCGACCGCCTTCGACGGCCGGGACGGCGTGCAGTCCGTGCAGGACCAGAAGGGCATCCTGGACAACCTCTTCGGCCTTCTCAACGGCATGAACTGGGCCGCGCGAGCGGTGATGGCGCTCATGCTGGTCGTCGCCCTGATGCTGATCGTCAACACGGTGCGCGTCTCCGCGTTCAGCCGACGGCGCGAGACCGGCATCATGCGCCTGGTCGGCGCCTCGGGCTTCTACATCCAGGCCCCGTTCATCATGGAGGCCGCGGTCGCCGGGCTCATCGGAGGCACGGTCGCCTGCGGATTCCTGGTGGTCGCCCGCTACTTCATCATCGACCACGGCCTGGCCCTGTCCGAGAAGCTCAACCTGATCAACTTCATCGGCTGGGACGCCGTACTGACGAAACTCCCGCTCATCCTGGCGACCAGCCTGCTGATGCCGGCCTTGGCGGCGTTCTTCGCGCTGCGCAAGTACCTCAAGGTGTGA
- the ftsE gene encoding cell division ATP-binding protein FtsE codes for MIRFDNVSKVYPKQTRPALRDVSLEVEKGEFVFLVGSSGSGKSTFLRLVLREERTSHGQVHVLGKDLARLSNWKVPQMRRQLGTVFQDFRLLPNKTVAENVAFAQEVIGKSRGEIRKSVPQVLDLVGLGGKEDRMPGELSGGEQQRVAIARAFVNRPKLLIADEPTGNLDPQTSVGIMKLLDRINRTGTTVLMATHDQNIVDQMRKRVIELEQGRLVRDQARGVYGYQH; via the coding sequence GTGATCCGATTCGACAACGTCTCCAAGGTCTACCCCAAGCAGACCCGCCCCGCACTCAGGGATGTGTCCCTGGAAGTGGAGAAGGGCGAGTTCGTCTTCCTCGTGGGGTCCTCCGGCTCCGGAAAGTCCACCTTCCTGCGGCTGGTGCTCCGCGAGGAGCGGACCAGCCACGGCCAGGTGCACGTCCTGGGCAAGGATCTCGCTCGCCTCTCCAACTGGAAGGTGCCGCAGATGCGCCGCCAGCTGGGGACGGTGTTCCAGGACTTCCGGCTCCTGCCGAACAAGACGGTCGCGGAGAACGTGGCCTTCGCGCAGGAGGTCATCGGCAAGTCGCGCGGCGAGATCCGCAAGTCCGTGCCGCAGGTGCTCGACCTCGTCGGGCTCGGCGGCAAGGAGGACCGGATGCCGGGCGAGCTGTCCGGTGGTGAGCAGCAGCGCGTGGCCATCGCGCGGGCCTTCGTCAACCGGCCCAAGCTGCTGATCGCCGACGAGCCCACCGGCAACCTCGACCCGCAGACCTCCGTCGGCATCATGAAGCTCCTCGACCGGATCAACCGGACCGGCACCACCGTGCTGATGGCTACGCACGACCAGAACATCGTGGACCAGATGCGCAAGCGCGTCATCGAGCTGGAGCAGGGCCGCCTCGTCCGCGACCAGGCGCGCGGCGTCTACGGCTACCAGCACTGA
- the prfB gene encoding peptide chain release factor 2, with the protein MAVVDVSEELKSLSSTMESIEAVLDLDKLRADIAVLEEQAAAPSLWDNPDEAQKITSKLSHLQAEVRKAEALRGRIDDLSVLFEMAEEEDDPDTLAEAESELVSVKKALDEMEVRTLLSGEYDAREALVNIRAEAGGVDAADFAEQLQRMYLRWAERHGYKTEIYETSYAEEAGIKSTTFAVQVPYAYGTLSVEQGTHRLVRISPFDNQGRRQTSFAGVEILPVVEQTDHVEIDESELRVDVYRSSGPGGQGVNTTDSAVRLTHLPTGIVVSCQNERSQIQNKATAMNVLQAKLLERQRQEERAKMDALKDGGSSWGNQMRSYVLHPYQMVKDLRTEFEVGNPQAVLDGEIDGFLEAGIRWRKQQEK; encoded by the coding sequence GTGGCAGTCGTCGATGTATCCGAAGAGCTCAAGTCCCTCTCCTCGACCATGGAGTCGATCGAGGCCGTTCTGGACCTCGACAAGCTGAGGGCAGACATCGCCGTGCTCGAGGAGCAGGCGGCCGCGCCGTCCCTGTGGGACAACCCGGACGAGGCGCAGAAGATCACCAGCAAGCTGAGCCACCTGCAGGCCGAGGTCAGGAAGGCCGAGGCGCTGCGCGGGCGGATCGACGATCTCTCCGTGCTCTTCGAGATGGCCGAGGAGGAGGACGACCCGGACACGCTCGCGGAGGCCGAGTCCGAGCTCGTCTCCGTCAAGAAGGCGCTGGACGAGATGGAGGTCCGGACGCTGCTGAGCGGTGAGTACGACGCCCGCGAGGCGCTCGTCAACATCCGCGCCGAGGCCGGTGGCGTCGACGCCGCCGACTTCGCCGAGCAGCTCCAGCGCATGTATCTGCGCTGGGCCGAGCGCCACGGCTACAAGACCGAGATCTACGAGACGTCGTACGCCGAAGAGGCCGGCATCAAGTCGACCACCTTCGCCGTACAGGTGCCGTACGCCTACGGCACGCTCTCCGTCGAGCAGGGCACCCACCGGCTCGTCCGGATCTCGCCCTTCGACAACCAGGGGCGCCGTCAGACCTCCTTCGCGGGTGTGGAGATCCTGCCCGTCGTGGAGCAGACCGACCACGTCGAGATCGACGAGTCGGAACTGCGCGTCGACGTCTACCGTTCCTCGGGCCCCGGCGGCCAGGGCGTGAACACGACGGACTCCGCGGTCCGGCTCACCCACCTCCCCACCGGCATCGTGGTCTCCTGCCAGAACGAGCGCTCGCAGATCCAGAACAAGGCCACGGCCATGAACGTCCTCCAGGCCAAGCTGCTCGAGCGGCAGCGCCAGGAGGAGCGGGCGAAGATGGACGCCCTCAAGGACGGCGGCAGCTCCTGGGGCAACCAGATGCGTTCGTACGTCCTGCACCCGTACCAGATGGTCAAGGACCTGCGCACCGAATTCGAGGTTGGAAACCCGCAGGCCGTGCTCGACGGTGAGATCGACGGTTTCCTCGAAGCGGGAATTCGCTGGCGCAAGCAGCAGGAGAAGTAA
- a CDS encoding serine/threonine-protein kinase has translation MARKIGSRYTANQILGRGSAGTVWLGEGPEGPVAVKLLREDLASDQELVGRFVQERTALLGLEHPNVVSVRDLVVDGNDLALVMDLVRGTDLRTRLDREKRLAPEAAVAIVADIADGLAAAHAAGVVHRDVKPENVLLDMQGPLGPGGSHRALLTDFGVAKLIDTPRRTRATKIIGTPDYLAPEIVEGLPPRAAVDIYALATVLYELLAGFTPFGGGHPGAVLRRHVTETVAPLPGIPDELWQLLVQCLAKAPASRLRASELGARLRELLPLLVGMPPLDVDEPDAEDDEEEPFEAPSEQPASSAPVRRGAVPLVPGAKPADSNRDTHTSMRVPAPDELAGGARGTARVPRAAGAPRPGSARNRAATRRRRVVVSVAAVVLVAAAGVGTWAATSGDDTGTPQDTKNSAPASP, from the coding sequence TTGGCACGGAAGATCGGCAGCCGGTACACCGCCAACCAGATCCTGGGGCGGGGCAGTGCCGGCACGGTGTGGCTGGGCGAGGGGCCCGAGGGGCCCGTCGCCGTCAAGCTGCTGCGTGAGGACCTCGCGTCCGACCAGGAGCTCGTCGGGCGGTTCGTGCAGGAGCGCACGGCCCTGCTCGGGCTGGAGCACCCCAACGTCGTCTCGGTCCGCGACCTCGTGGTGGACGGCAACGACCTCGCACTCGTCATGGACCTCGTCCGCGGCACCGACCTGCGCACCCGGCTCGACCGGGAGAAGCGGCTGGCACCCGAGGCGGCGGTGGCGATCGTCGCGGACATCGCGGACGGGCTGGCGGCGGCCCACGCGGCGGGCGTCGTACACCGGGACGTCAAGCCGGAGAACGTACTCCTCGACATGCAGGGCCCCCTGGGACCCGGCGGCTCGCACCGCGCCCTGCTGACGGACTTCGGGGTCGCCAAGCTCATCGACACCCCGCGCCGCACCCGCGCCACGAAGATCATCGGCACCCCGGACTATCTGGCGCCGGAGATCGTGGAGGGACTGCCGCCCCGCGCGGCCGTGGACATCTACGCGCTGGCGACCGTGCTCTACGAGCTGCTCGCGGGCTTCACGCCCTTCGGCGGCGGACACCCGGGCGCGGTGCTGCGCCGCCATGTGACCGAGACCGTGGCGCCGCTCCCCGGCATCCCCGACGAGCTGTGGCAGCTGCTCGTGCAGTGCCTCGCCAAGGCGCCCGCCTCCCGGCTGCGCGCCTCCGAACTGGGGGCGCGGCTGCGGGAGCTGCTGCCGTTGCTGGTCGGGATGCCGCCGCTGGACGTGGACGAGCCGGACGCGGAGGACGACGAGGAGGAGCCCTTCGAGGCGCCGTCGGAGCAGCCCGCGTCCTCGGCGCCGGTACGGCGCGGTGCGGTGCCGTTGGTGCCGGGGGCGAAGCCGGCCGACTCCAACCGGGACACACATACGTCGATGCGGGTGCCGGCGCCGGACGAACTGGCGGGAGGCGCGCGGGGGACGGCACGGGTGCCGCGGGCGGCCGGGGCGCCGCGTCCTGGCTCCGCGCGCAACCGGGCCGCGACCCGTCGGCGCCGGGTCGTGGTGAGCGTCGCCGCGGTGGTGCTCGTGGCGGCGGCCGGGGTGGGTACCTGGGCGGCGACCTCGGGGGACGACACGGGAACTCCCCAGGACACGAAGAACTCGGCACCGGCGTCTCCGTGA
- a CDS encoding serine/threonine-protein kinase, with protein sequence MRPVGSKYFLEEPLGRGATGTVWRARQREAAGAEAAVQGQAGETVAIKVLKEELASDPDIVMRFLRERSVLLRLTHPNIVRVRDLVVEGDLLALVMDLVEGPDLHRYLRENGPFSPVGAALLTAQIADALAASHADGVVHRDLKPANVLLKQHGGQMHPLLTDFGIARLADSPGLTRTHEFVGTPAYVAPESAEGRPQTSAVDIYGAGILLYELVTGRPPFSGGSALEVLHQHLSSEPRRPSTVPDPLWTIIERCLRKNPDDRPSAENLARGLRVVAAGVGVHASSAQIAAAENVGALLAPDPAPAAVPGSADPTQVLPHGAGAYDPNAATNVLPHVGAADPTAVLPNRGAADPTAVLPPVPPGQPGQQGQQGQGGPEDPHPWQNQLRAARDRNEQTQVQYLDPNQDPLRRRPQRQVARPQQPPQRQQRPQPHQPQQGYGGHPQQQQQPQRYAPPPQPQPQPQRYAPPQQPQQPQREPRQPRQRSSSPMRIPGLGCLKGCLFTIVILFVAGWLIWELSPLQDWIGTGKGYWDQIGDWIGTVSGWIGDLGDGAGGQ encoded by the coding sequence GTGCGGCCGGTAGGCAGCAAGTACTTCCTCGAGGAGCCGCTGGGGCGCGGTGCCACGGGGACCGTCTGGCGTGCTCGCCAGCGTGAGGCCGCGGGCGCCGAGGCCGCCGTGCAGGGGCAGGCCGGCGAGACGGTCGCGATCAAGGTCCTCAAGGAGGAGCTCGCGAGCGACCCGGACATCGTGATGCGGTTCCTGCGGGAGCGCTCCGTCCTGCTCCGGCTCACCCACCCGAACATCGTGCGGGTGCGCGACCTGGTCGTCGAGGGCGATCTGCTCGCCCTGGTCATGGACCTCGTCGAGGGCCCCGACCTGCACCGCTATCTCCGGGAGAACGGCCCCTTCAGCCCCGTCGGCGCCGCCCTGCTCACCGCGCAGATCGCCGACGCGCTCGCCGCCAGCCACGCCGACGGCGTCGTCCACCGGGACCTGAAGCCCGCCAACGTCCTGCTCAAGCAGCACGGCGGCCAGATGCACCCGCTGCTCACCGACTTCGGCATCGCGCGCCTCGCCGACTCCCCGGGTCTGACCCGCACCCACGAGTTCGTCGGCACGCCCGCGTACGTGGCCCCCGAGTCCGCCGAGGGCCGCCCGCAGACCTCCGCCGTCGACATCTACGGCGCCGGCATCCTGCTCTACGAGCTGGTCACCGGCCGCCCGCCGTTCTCCGGCGGCTCCGCCCTGGAAGTGCTCCACCAGCACCTGAGCTCCGAGCCCCGGCGCCCGTCGACGGTCCCCGACCCGCTCTGGACGATCATCGAGCGCTGTCTGCGCAAGAACCCCGACGACCGGCCCAGCGCCGAGAACCTCGCGCGCGGTCTGCGGGTCGTCGCCGCGGGCGTGGGCGTGCACGCGAGCTCCGCGCAGATCGCCGCCGCCGAGAACGTCGGGGCCCTCCTCGCCCCCGACCCGGCCCCCGCGGCCGTACCGGGCTCCGCGGACCCCACCCAGGTGCTGCCGCACGGCGCGGGCGCGTACGACCCGAACGCCGCGACCAACGTCCTGCCGCACGTGGGCGCCGCCGACCCCACCGCCGTACTGCCCAACCGCGGCGCCGCCGACCCGACGGCCGTCCTGCCGCCGGTGCCGCCCGGACAGCCGGGCCAGCAGGGCCAGCAGGGACAGGGCGGACCCGAGGACCCGCACCCCTGGCAGAACCAGCTGCGCGCGGCCCGCGACCGCAACGAGCAGACGCAGGTCCAGTACCTCGACCCGAACCAGGACCCGCTGCGCCGTCGCCCCCAGCGGCAGGTCGCCCGCCCGCAGCAGCCGCCGCAGCGCCAGCAGCGTCCACAGCCGCACCAGCCCCAGCAGGGCTACGGCGGTCATCCGCAGCAGCAACAGCAGCCCCAGCGGTACGCGCCGCCGCCCCAGCCCCAGCCGCAGCCTCAGCGGTACGCGCCGCCCCAGCAGCCGCAGCAGCCCCAGCGCGAGCCCCGGCAGCCGCGGCAGCGCAGCTCCAGCCCGATGCGGATCCCGGGTCTCGGCTGCCTCAAGGGCTGCCTGTTCACGATCGTCATCCTCTTCGTCGCGGGCTGGCTGATCTGGGAGCTGAGCCCGCTGCAGGACTGGATCGGCACCGGCAAGGGCTACTGGGACCAGATCGGCGACTGGATCGGCACCGTGTCCGGCTGGATCGGGGACCTGGGCGACGGCGCGGGCGGCCAGTAG
- a CDS encoding FHA domain-containing protein encodes MQIRLTVVDPLGPPAEAHARPASCDVLVTAPAGTALAAITSALASAVSGDGPLTSGTGQPVLYAGAERLDAQRCTIGEPPLTDGAVLSLGAPTDPEPHPEVDDAPTRLDVVAGPDAGGVHLLHGGRIEIGRSADADVPLDDPDVSRLHCAVTVAADGRVSVADLDSTNGTVLDGVRVGTRPVRFAPGALLRVGESALRLAPPGGPGPRLRTAPDGEGHVRVAPPAETDTGPGAPSGPTRSVYGTADLSTAPVPQDVDQPVVPGQGQAPRIESRGARAYEAKGPVSRRRVSGVAGLSGAPGAGAGGSGETHAGRLGARASDGGFGGPATAGGPAPSGPASDDGATANGHPGPDGVPASGGLPRGATPRGGPGDSRGTVASGGTFGSGSAPGHGGPTDSVHTSAATGSGSGDEHTRAMDTPAGSRRKGTPLRGTDVPQGVRKRGGLGAWARKLAGGRGEQGVTAGSEAYDEEVAATPPVPSAVTPQQPETWPDPAALLLTALGPGPRLWERGPDHPEALTVRLGTADRAAPDGSGLLPAVPVTADLREVGALGLAGPRARLAGLARAVVAQLAALHSPDTLEIVLISADRSRSLAERTAEWSWLGWLPHLRPAHGQDCRLLLAYDREQATARTEELLRRLDETPQPAGARTRPGIPAQGPGGKALPERDRGRDATRRPSWARDDDGADRAPGFEGPYTVLLVDSDPGGADVREAVARLALEGPRAGIHVVCLAETAPASPASPVTETYETACAASPAFRDCGAVALLSGDVATALRLMRVARGGALGSDDPLAPGRPSDLADRGPVGEAPAGHPAPQAHTTGPVGHGTVAAVDAVSPAWAERFARALAPLRTDGAGGERQARVSAPLPQMARLLDELGLARATPASLMTRWADAADDTEALGGRALAVLGAGPRGPVCADLLADGPHLLIEGPPGSGRTELLRAVVASLAAAERPDRLSIVLMDGRDSVGAGAGHGEGLRVCTDVPHVTTHLTANDPVRMREFAQSLSAELKRRAELLGRSDFAEWHTGRELTGRMVAQRGSAQGAGDLDAPPSSTIRLRPAAARRQTESAPPLPRLVVVVDDLDALVSPALGSPGRPSAGSVMRALEAVAREGERLGVHLVAAAVSGGRTAESDAARRATLRVTLDAPAPGPDEPAPGRGRLTSADGRVTPLQSGRVTGRIPRTATLRPTVVPLDWHRMGDPPTRRPVRELGNGPTDLALLASALERAAREVAATEVPSLL; translated from the coding sequence ATGCAGATCCGGCTGACCGTCGTAGACCCGCTGGGCCCGCCTGCCGAGGCCCATGCCCGCCCCGCGAGCTGCGACGTGCTGGTCACAGCACCCGCCGGTACGGCCCTCGCGGCGATAACGTCCGCACTGGCCTCGGCGGTCTCCGGCGACGGCCCGCTCACCTCCGGCACCGGACAGCCCGTGCTGTACGCCGGTGCCGAGCGGCTGGACGCCCAGCGCTGCACCATCGGCGAGCCCCCGCTGACCGACGGCGCCGTGCTCTCCCTCGGCGCCCCCACCGACCCCGAGCCGCACCCCGAGGTCGACGACGCACCCACCCGCCTCGACGTGGTCGCCGGGCCGGACGCGGGCGGGGTCCATCTCCTGCACGGCGGCCGCATCGAGATCGGCCGCTCCGCCGACGCCGACGTCCCGCTCGACGACCCGGACGTCTCCCGGCTGCACTGCGCGGTGACGGTCGCCGCCGACGGCCGCGTCTCGGTCGCCGACCTCGACTCCACCAACGGCACGGTCCTCGACGGCGTCCGCGTGGGCACCCGCCCGGTCCGCTTCGCGCCGGGCGCGCTGCTGCGCGTCGGCGAGTCGGCCCTGCGGCTGGCCCCGCCCGGCGGCCCGGGCCCGCGGCTGCGCACGGCGCCGGACGGCGAGGGGCACGTGCGCGTGGCGCCTCCGGCGGAGACCGACACCGGTCCGGGGGCGCCTTCCGGACCGACACGGTCCGTGTACGGCACCGCCGACTTGAGCACCGCGCCGGTGCCGCAGGACGTGGACCAGCCTGTCGTGCCGGGCCAGGGACAGGCACCACGGATCGAGAGCAGAGGGGCACGGGCGTACGAGGCGAAGGGCCCCGTGTCCCGTCGGCGGGTGTCCGGGGTCGCGGGGCTCTCCGGGGCGCCGGGCGCGGGCGCCGGGGGCAGTGGCGAGACCCATGCCGGACGGCTGGGCGCGCGCGCCTCCGACGGGGGTTTCGGCGGTCCGGCGACCGCGGGCGGCCCTGCCCCGTCCGGCCCGGCCTCCGACGACGGGGCAACCGCGAACGGCCACCCCGGCCCGGACGGCGTTCCGGCGTCCGGCGGACTGCCACGCGGTGCGACGCCGCGCGGCGGCCCCGGAGACTCTCGTGGCACCGTCGCGTCCGGCGGGACCTTCGGCTCCGGGTCCGCCCCGGGCCACGGCGGGCCGACCGACTCCGTACACACATCCGCGGCCACCGGTTCCGGTTCCGGCGACGAGCACACCCGCGCCATGGACACCCCGGCAGGCAGCCGCCGCAAGGGCACCCCTCTGCGGGGCACCGACGTCCCGCAGGGCGTGCGCAAGCGCGGAGGCCTCGGCGCGTGGGCACGGAAGCTGGCCGGTGGACGCGGTGAGCAGGGCGTCACGGCCGGGAGCGAGGCGTACGACGAGGAAGTCGCGGCCACTCCGCCCGTCCCCTCGGCCGTCACCCCGCAGCAGCCGGAGACCTGGCCGGACCCGGCGGCACTGCTGCTGACCGCGCTGGGCCCCGGACCGCGCCTCTGGGAGCGCGGGCCGGACCATCCGGAGGCGCTCACGGTGCGGCTGGGCACGGCGGACCGGGCGGCACCCGACGGCTCGGGGCTGCTGCCCGCGGTGCCGGTCACCGCCGATCTGCGCGAGGTGGGCGCGCTGGGGCTGGCGGGCCCACGCGCGCGGCTGGCCGGGCTGGCCCGCGCGGTGGTGGCCCAGCTCGCCGCGCTGCACTCCCCCGACACCCTCGAGATAGTCCTGATCAGCGCCGACCGCTCCCGCTCCCTGGCCGAGCGCACCGCCGAGTGGTCCTGGCTGGGCTGGCTCCCGCATCTGCGCCCGGCCCACGGCCAGGACTGCCGCCTCCTCCTCGCCTACGACCGCGAACAGGCGACGGCCCGCACGGAGGAGCTCCTGCGACGCCTGGACGAGACACCGCAGCCGGCGGGAGCGAGGACCCGACCGGGGATTCCGGCTCAGGGGCCCGGCGGCAAGGCGCTCCCGGAGCGGGACCGGGGGCGCGACGCGACCCGGCGGCCCTCCTGGGCGCGCGACGACGACGGGGCCGACCGGGCACCCGGCTTCGAAGGGCCGTACACCGTCCTCCTCGTGGACAGCGACCCCGGCGGCGCCGATGTGCGCGAGGCCGTGGCGCGGCTGGCGCTGGAGGGCCCGCGAGCCGGCATCCATGTGGTGTGCCTCGCCGAGACGGCACCGGCCTCGCCCGCGTCGCCGGTGACGGAGACGTACGAGACGGCGTGCGCGGCGTCCCCGGCGTTCCGGGATTGCGGCGCGGTCGCGCTGCTGAGCGGGGACGTGGCGACGGCGTTGCGGCTGATGCGGGTGGCACGGGGCGGAGCTCTCGGCTCCGACGACCCGCTCGCCCCCGGCCGCCCTTCCGACCTCGCGGACCGCGGTCCCGTCGGCGAGGCCCCCGCCGGTCATCCCGCCCCCCAGGCCCACACCACCGGTCCCGTGGGCCATGGCACCGTCGCCGCCGTGGACGCCGTCTCCCCCGCCTGGGCGGAGCGGTTCGCGCGGGCGCTGGCACCGTTGCGCACGGACGGCGCGGGCGGTGAGCGGCAGGCGCGGGTGTCGGCGCCGTTGCCGCAGATGGCGCGGTTGCTGGACGAGTTGGGGCTGGCGCGGGCCACCCCGGCGTCGCTGATGACGCGTTGGGCGGACGCGGCGGACGACACGGAGGCGCTCGGCGGACGGGCCTTGGCCGTGCTCGGCGCCGGGCCGCGCGGGCCCGTCTGCGCGGACCTCCTGGCCGACGGCCCGCATCTGCTGATCGAGGGCCCGCCGGGCAGCGGCCGTACGGAACTGCTGCGGGCGGTCGTCGCCTCGCTGGCCGCCGCCGAGCGGCCGGACCGGCTGAGCATCGTCCTGATGGACGGCCGGGACAGCGTGGGCGCGGGCGCCGGGCACGGCGAGGGCCTGCGGGTCTGTACGGACGTACCGCATGTCACCACCCACCTCACCGCCAACGACCCCGTGCGGATGCGGGAGTTCGCCCAGTCCCTGAGCGCCGAGCTGAAGCGGCGGGCCGAGCTGCTGGGCCGCTCCGACTTCGCCGAGTGGCACACCGGACGGGAACTGACGGGCCGTATGGTCGCCCAGCGCGGGTCCGCCCAAGGAGCCGGTGACCTCGACGCCCCGCCCAGCTCGACCATCCGGCTGCGGCCCGCCGCGGCCCGTCGACAGACCGAGTCGGCACCGCCGTTGCCCCGCCTCGTGGTGGTCGTCGACGATCTGGACGCCCTGGTCTCCCCCGCGCTCGGCTCGCCGGGCCGGCCCTCGGCGGGCTCGGTGATGCGCGCCCTGGAGGCCGTGGCGAGGGAGGGCGAGCGGCTCGGCGTCCACCTGGTGGCCGCGGCGGTCTCCGGTGGCCGTACGGCGGAGTCGGACGCGGCCAGGCGGGCGACCCTGCGGGTCACCCTGGACGCCCCGGCACCCGGCCCGGACGAACCCGCGCCCGGGCGCGGCCGTCTGACCTCCGCGGACGGAAGGGTCACGCCCCTCCAGAGCGGGCGGGTCACCGGTCGTATCCCCCGCACGGCGACGCTGCGCCCGACCGTGGTCCCCCTGGACTGGCACCGCATGGGCGACCCGCCGACCCGCCGCCCGGTACGGGAGCTCGGCAACGGGCCGACGGACCTGGCGCTGCTGGCGAGCGCGCTGGAGCGGGCGGCCCGTGAGGTGGCGGCCACGGAGGTCCCGTCGCTCCTCTAG